One window of Chryseobacterium indologenes genomic DNA carries:
- the deoC gene encoding deoxyribose-phosphate aldolase, with protein MNIAQYLDSTYLKTPEQSGISHEETLQKDKELAQEAIENGIFAVMIRPDYVAEIRKYIQERNSNVAVGTVIGFHEGTYSVDEKLAEASKAIEDGADELDFVINYTAYLQGNTELVKDEFVKCTRLSLEHHKIAKWIIEIAALTDEQIADLTKNISTWAEENFSENDWSKIFVKSSTGFYKTPEGKPNGATFEGITIMLNNAGKLPVKAAGGVRTPGDAEKMIKMGVKRIGTSSALALIKNESPSEGY; from the coding sequence ATGAACATAGCCCAATATTTGGATTCAACCTACCTGAAAACACCGGAACAATCAGGTATTTCCCATGAAGAAACACTTCAAAAAGATAAAGAACTTGCGCAGGAAGCTATTGAGAATGGCATTTTTGCAGTAATGATTCGCCCGGATTATGTAGCTGAGATTAGGAAATATATTCAGGAAAGAAATTCAAATGTTGCAGTAGGAACTGTAATAGGCTTTCACGAAGGAACGTATTCTGTTGATGAGAAACTTGCTGAAGCCTCAAAAGCAATAGAAGACGGTGCTGATGAACTGGATTTCGTTATTAATTATACAGCTTATCTGCAAGGAAATACAGAACTGGTAAAAGATGAATTTGTAAAATGTACGAGATTATCTCTTGAGCATCACAAAATAGCAAAATGGATTATTGAAATTGCCGCTTTGACGGATGAACAAATTGCAGATCTTACCAAAAATATTTCTACCTGGGCGGAAGAGAACTTCTCTGAAAACGATTGGTCAAAAATTTTTGTTAAGTCTTCTACAGGGTTCTACAAAACTCCTGAAGGAAAACCTAACGGAGCAACCTTTGAAGGAATAACAATTATGCTCAACAATGCAGGAAAACTTCCTGTAAAAGCAGCAGGTGGTGTAAGAACCCCTGGGGATGCTGAGAAAATGATTAAGATGGGAGTGAAAAGAATAGGAACCTCTTCAGCTTTAGCGCTGATTAAAAATGAATCTCCGTCAGAAGGATATTAA
- a CDS encoding T9SS type A sorting domain-containing protein, whose amino-acid sequence MRKILFCLMAVFSASNFYSQVNVSATAGTATGTYTTLKGAFDAINAGTHQGAIAISITANTTETATASLNASGGAASYTSVVIKPAVGVTATISGDVASAPLVRIQGSNITLDGSNAASGTTRDLTLTNTSVTAPQVLTFIAASAAAANTNITVKNLNIVNGINTSSAFIMYDGAATPTGGFFNNVTIQNNSVKKAYIGIYLFAATAAGNGGNTLVTGNDVSASGADAVRLCGIYAQGADGVTVSNNTIGNFETTNAEIKRGVWFATATVNSSITSNTITNLGYTGTGTGGASGITVTSGNTGASAAANIIVKGNTISNFNSSGTGTLFAGIYAGGTLTNGMTITNNKITGIKNTNVSGYGAQGIYLSTTSLTSNTLVANNIVSGVAGYGYATTGGVNDNGNGIVIAAGGGYKVYYNTVVMDVSQTVAGRPSALNITSGVTGAGGIDVRNNLFVNTQTQAGDRYAIYAGAASTVFSTINYNNFYSSGTNLGYIGGAAKATLADIQAGFGGNVNSLNVLPVFVSATDFHVSGTGNAALDNKGTPVVEVTLDADGNTRNAVTPDLGSFEFTATVLAVNEAAKKNTVNFYPNPVVDYLYINNDGRIKDVEVYNVSGQRILSETINAEKGSVDMRRAPAGIYILKVNTERGSQSLKVIKK is encoded by the coding sequence ATGAGAAAAATTCTATTTTGCTTGATGGCAGTTTTTTCTGCATCAAATTTTTATTCACAAGTGAATGTGTCTGCTACGGCAGGTACAGCTACAGGAACCTATACTACGTTAAAGGGAGCATTTGACGCTATTAATGCGGGAACACATCAGGGAGCAATTGCAATCAGTATCACAGCTAATACCACCGAAACGGCAACTGCCAGTCTGAACGCCAGTGGTGGTGCAGCAAGCTACACTTCTGTTGTGATAAAACCCGCAGTGGGAGTTACAGCTACTATTTCAGGAGATGTTGCCAGTGCACCTTTAGTGAGAATACAGGGAAGTAATATTACTTTAGATGGAAGTAATGCTGCTTCAGGAACTACAAGAGATCTTACTCTTACCAATACTTCTGTTACAGCACCGCAGGTACTTACATTTATTGCGGCTTCAGCAGCAGCAGCCAATACGAATATTACGGTTAAAAACCTGAATATAGTAAACGGTATCAATACCTCTTCTGCTTTTATAATGTATGATGGAGCTGCAACCCCTACAGGGGGCTTCTTTAATAATGTGACGATCCAGAATAATTCTGTGAAGAAAGCTTACATAGGAATTTATTTATTTGCAGCAACAGCTGCAGGTAACGGAGGTAACACTCTGGTGACAGGAAATGATGTGAGTGCCTCCGGAGCAGATGCTGTTCGTCTTTGTGGAATTTATGCGCAGGGAGCAGACGGAGTAACAGTAAGTAATAATACAATTGGCAATTTTGAAACTACCAATGCTGAGATCAAGAGAGGAGTCTGGTTTGCAACTGCAACTGTAAATTCTTCCATTACTTCAAATACCATTACCAATCTGGGGTATACCGGAACAGGTACCGGAGGTGCTTCCGGAATAACAGTAACTTCTGGTAATACTGGAGCTTCCGCAGCAGCCAATATTATTGTAAAAGGAAATACAATTTCTAATTTTAATTCCAGTGGAACGGGAACTCTGTTTGCCGGAATTTATGCTGGAGGCACATTAACGAATGGAATGACCATTACTAATAATAAAATCACCGGAATCAAAAATACCAATGTATCCGGATATGGAGCGCAGGGGATATATCTGTCAACAACAAGTCTTACCTCTAATACTTTAGTGGCCAACAATATTGTAAGTGGTGTAGCAGGTTATGGCTATGCAACAACAGGCGGAGTAAATGACAACGGAAACGGAATAGTCATTGCCGCAGGAGGAGGGTATAAAGTATATTATAATACTGTTGTGATGGATGTAAGCCAGACTGTTGCAGGAAGACCGTCTGCTTTAAACATTACGAGCGGAGTAACTGGTGCAGGAGGTATTGATGTGAGAAACAATCTTTTTGTCAATACCCAAACCCAGGCGGGCGATAGATATGCTATTTATGCCGGCGCAGCCAGTACGGTTTTTTCTACCATTAATTATAATAATTTTTATTCTTCAGGAACCAATCTCGGGTATATCGGAGGAGCTGCAAAAGCGACCCTTGCTGATATCCAGGCAGGATTTGGAGGTAATGTAAATTCTTTGAATGTTCTGCCGGTATTTGTATCAGCAACAGATTTCCACGTGTCTGGTACCGGAAATGCAGCTCTTGATAATAAAGGAACTCCGGTTGTTGAAGTAACATTAGATGCTGATGGTAATACAAGAAATGCTGTAACACCGGATCTCGGAAGTTTTGAATTTACAGCAACGGTATTGGCCGTAAATGAAGCAGCGAAAAAGAATACAGTCAATTTCTATCCAAACCCGGTTGTAGATTACCTTTATATCAATAATGACGGCAGAATCAAAGATGTTGAAGTATATAATGTTTCAGGACAAAGGATCCTTAGTGAAACAATCAACGCAGAAAAAGGTTCTGTAGATATGAGACGTGCCCCAGCAGGAATTTACATCTTAAAAGTAAATACCGAAAGAGGCTCACAATCACTTAAAGTTATTAAAAAATAA
- a CDS encoding endonuclease/exonuclease/phosphatase family protein, which produces MELFSFYNVENLFLPDPKPVHKLDPTRSGLRNWDEKRYNNKLFKISHVFQLMKEDNGVLPFVIGLSEVSGRKVLEDLVEMEPFHSQYGIVHYNSMDERKVDVAMLYDKNKVEVIDSETITFFFEIVNKNTGNYDTTRDVLFSKIKYKGEIINVFIAHLPSKREKDINKPKRAFILNEVRERIMKIVDADKEHVILCGDFNENPDDENLVQILYNNDHEKVLMNPFQQLFSARNYSTFHYKSGLLYDQIIMSRSLLDNKTLTFQDAHIFNSEKIRSRTRNFEGRPFRTYAGTRYLGGYSDHFPVFVKFKNLQ; this is translated from the coding sequence ATGGAACTGTTCTCTTTTTATAATGTTGAAAATTTATTTTTACCCGATCCGAAACCTGTCCACAAATTAGATCCTACACGGTCAGGATTAAGGAATTGGGATGAAAAAAGATATAATAATAAGCTTTTCAAGATCTCCCACGTATTTCAGTTGATGAAGGAGGATAATGGTGTACTGCCATTTGTAATAGGATTGTCTGAGGTTTCCGGAAGGAAAGTATTGGAAGATCTTGTGGAGATGGAGCCCTTTCATTCGCAATATGGGATTGTACATTACAATTCTATGGACGAAAGAAAAGTGGATGTAGCCATGTTGTATGATAAAAATAAAGTAGAGGTAATAGATTCTGAAACCATTACTTTCTTTTTTGAAATAGTAAATAAAAACACAGGAAATTACGACACAACCCGAGACGTACTTTTTTCAAAAATTAAATATAAAGGGGAAATTATTAATGTCTTTATCGCCCATCTTCCCTCTAAGCGAGAAAAAGATATTAATAAACCTAAAAGAGCCTTTATATTGAATGAAGTCCGGGAACGGATTATGAAAATTGTGGATGCTGATAAAGAGCATGTCATACTGTGTGGTGATTTTAACGAAAACCCGGATGATGAAAATTTAGTACAGATTCTCTATAACAATGACCATGAGAAGGTTTTAATGAACCCTTTTCAACAATTGTTTTCTGCAAGAAATTATTCTACTTTTCATTATAAATCTGGATTGCTGTATGATCAGATCATTATGTCAAGATCTTTGCTTGATAATAAGACGCTGACTTTTCAGGATGCCCATATATTCAATTCTGAGAAAATCCGCAGCAGAACCAGAAATTTTGAAGGACGGCCTTTCCGAACTTATGCCGGTACAAGGTATTTGGGAGGATATAGTGATCACTTTCCGGTTTTTGTAAAATTTAAAAATTTACAGTAA
- a CDS encoding T9SS type A sorting domain-containing protein, with translation MKKFYSLFATVMMSAVAFAQTTYLWDGSSVNPISGTNANISSVAFAATQGNNNGTTTLITTSSVSSGYTGASGSSNFGAAAYKEALSTATSTYFSVTVTPVAGNKVTLNSLNLGSRGTSTGPGKITVYSSIDNYATAIGTVNVNNNSTWTLNNIAFTGANLVGAESAPVTLRIYGSDSPSAGTPSLGTANWRIDDISLTVTSSTASLAVIDAKNTKSGNFVKNSFVKNNEIVFGSDVKDVKVFNMSGQLVKEGSVKQNGTVNIAELSKGNYIVTGTINNQPVSQKVLKD, from the coding sequence ATGAAAAAATTTTATTCTCTTTTTGCAACAGTGATGATGAGTGCAGTTGCTTTTGCACAAACAACTTACCTTTGGGATGGTAGTTCTGTAAATCCTATTTCCGGTACCAATGCGAATATTTCAAGTGTAGCATTTGCAGCAACTCAGGGTAATAATAATGGTACTACAACTTTAATTACTACTTCATCAGTATCTTCTGGGTATACAGGAGCAAGTGGCTCAAGTAATTTTGGTGCTGCTGCTTACAAAGAAGCTCTTTCTACTGCTACCAGTACTTATTTTAGTGTAACTGTTACTCCTGTTGCTGGTAATAAAGTAACTTTGAATTCTTTAAATTTAGGATCAAGAGGAACATCTACAGGACCTGGAAAGATTACAGTATATTCCAGCATTGATAATTATGCTACTGCAATAGGAACTGTAAACGTGAATAACAATAGTACATGGACATTGAATAATATCGCTTTTACAGGTGCTAATCTGGTAGGAGCAGAATCAGCTCCGGTTACTTTAAGAATCTATGGAAGTGACAGTCCTAGTGCAGGAACTCCTTCTCTTGGTACTGCGAACTGGAGAATAGATGATATTTCTTTAACTGTTACTTCATCTACTGCTTCTCTGGCTGTTATTGATGCTAAAAACACAAAATCAGGGAACTTCGTAAAGAATTCTTTTGTTAAAAACAATGAAATTGTTTTCGGATCTGATGTAAAAGACGTAAAAGTTTTCAACATGTCCGGACAGCTTGTAAAAGAAGGTTCTGTGAAACAAAACGGAACTGTCAATATTGCTGAACTGTCAAAAGGAAATTATATCGTAACAGGTACAATAAACAACCAACCGGTTTCTCAAAAAGTTCTTAAAGACTAA
- the trmD gene encoding tRNA (guanosine(37)-N1)-methyltransferase TrmD, which translates to MRIDIISVLPELMESPFKTSILKRAMDKGLAEVHFHQLRDWAVNKHRQIDDEPYGGGAGMVMMIEPLDKCISELKSQRNYDEVIYLTPDGETLNQKIANSLSIKENLIFLCGHYKGIDQRVRDLHITKEISIGDYVLTGGELAACVLADSVIRLLPGVLNDEQSALTDSFQDDLLSPPIYTRPESYKGLDVPKILLSGNSGKIEEWRHDEAVRITKEKRPDLL; encoded by the coding sequence ATGAGAATTGACATAATAAGCGTACTTCCGGAATTGATGGAAAGTCCGTTCAAAACTTCTATTTTGAAACGAGCAATGGATAAAGGGCTGGCAGAAGTACATTTTCATCAACTGAGAGACTGGGCTGTTAATAAGCACAGACAGATTGATGATGAACCTTATGGAGGCGGAGCAGGCATGGTGATGATGATTGAGCCGCTGGATAAATGTATTTCAGAGCTTAAATCTCAAAGAAATTATGATGAGGTGATCTATCTGACACCAGATGGTGAAACTTTAAATCAGAAAATTGCCAATTCGCTTTCCATAAAAGAAAATCTGATCTTTCTTTGTGGCCACTATAAAGGAATAGACCAAAGAGTAAGAGATCTCCATATCACAAAAGAAATTTCCATCGGAGATTATGTTCTTACCGGAGGTGAGCTGGCAGCCTGCGTTCTGGCAGATTCTGTAATAAGACTGCTTCCGGGGGTTTTAAATGATGAACAGAGTGCCTTAACGGATAGTTTTCAGGATGATCTTCTTTCACCGCCAATTTATACCAGACCTGAAAGTTATAAAGGACTGGATGTACCTAAAATTTTACTGAGTGGAAATTCCGGAAAAATTGAAGAATGGCGTCATGATGAAGCGGTAAGGATTACTAAAGAAAAACGTCCCGATTTACTGTAG
- a CDS encoding carboxypeptidase-like regulatory domain-containing protein: MKISHTLFFLLAASAFHAQVISGTIISKNENQPIPYVKIGIEKKSTGAISDEKGQFSIDLSNAEPQQKIKIEVPGYDLYQETIDNFKKHDQQKVFLTEKTKNIKEIAIKPKKLVDKNWGVNTKTKSVIYSVNPEFDQKSFLGETALEFNAKKRSKIKNINLNIASYVSNQPVLMRYSIYSEKNGFPDKNILEEEITVELTENMIKDGTYTLDVNDRNIWVQGKFFIGIQFLKAFEGRIKISAALFRTGFIREFYGDWQKMTIAAPAINIDVKMDKNGSGNQSEND; the protein is encoded by the coding sequence ATGAAAATATCTCATACTTTATTCTTCCTTTTGGCCGCTTCAGCCTTCCATGCACAGGTTATTTCCGGAACTATTATTTCTAAAAATGAAAATCAGCCGATTCCTTATGTGAAAATAGGGATTGAGAAGAAATCAACCGGGGCGATTTCGGATGAAAAAGGACAATTTTCAATTGATCTTTCCAATGCTGAACCACAGCAGAAAATAAAAATAGAAGTCCCGGGATATGATCTTTATCAGGAAACAATAGATAATTTTAAAAAGCATGATCAGCAAAAAGTATTTTTAACGGAGAAAACTAAAAATATTAAAGAGATTGCAATTAAACCTAAAAAACTTGTTGATAAGAACTGGGGAGTCAATACAAAAACAAAAAGTGTTATTTATTCTGTTAATCCGGAATTTGACCAAAAAAGTTTTCTTGGAGAAACCGCTTTGGAATTCAATGCTAAGAAAAGATCCAAAATTAAAAATATCAATCTGAATATAGCCAGCTATGTTTCTAACCAGCCTGTTTTAATGAGATATAGTATTTACAGTGAAAAAAATGGTTTTCCGGATAAAAATATTCTTGAAGAAGAGATTACCGTGGAACTTACTGAAAATATGATCAAAGACGGAACCTATACGCTGGATGTTAATGATCGTAATATCTGGGTTCAGGGAAAATTTTTTATCGGAATTCAGTTTTTAAAAGCTTTTGAAGGTAGGATTAAAATAAGTGCTGCTTTGTTCAGGACTGGATTTATAAGGGAATTTTATGGTGACTGGCAGAAAATGACCATTGCTGCACCAGCGATTAATATCGATGTGAAAATGGATAAAAACGGAAGCGGTAATCAGAGTGAAAATGATTAA
- the dusB gene encoding tRNA dihydrouridine synthase DusB translates to MIKIGNIELPEFPLLLAPMEDVSDPPFRRLCKMHGADLMYSEFISSEGLIRDAIKSRKKLDIFDYERPVGIQIFGGDEEAMAMSARIVETVNPDLVDINFGCPVKKVVCKGAGAGVLKDIDLMVRLTKAVVSSTHLPVTVKTRLGWDSTCINIDEVAERLQETGIKALTIHARTRAQMYKGEADWEHISRIKQNPNIEIPIFGNGDIDSAEKALEYKQKYACDGIMIGRAAIGYPWIFNEIKHFFKTGEHLPAPTISDRLLAVRQHAEWSVEWKGERLGLVEMRQHYSNYFRGIPHFKDFRRKFLEVFTLEEMNSLIKETQQFYEEYQAQI, encoded by the coding sequence ATGATAAAAATAGGCAACATAGAACTGCCGGAATTTCCACTTTTGCTGGCTCCGATGGAAGACGTAAGTGATCCTCCGTTCAGACGTTTGTGTAAAATGCATGGTGCAGACTTAATGTATTCGGAATTTATTTCTTCTGAAGGGTTGATTCGTGACGCTATCAAAAGCCGTAAAAAGCTTGACATCTTTGATTATGAAAGGCCAGTAGGTATTCAGATCTTTGGTGGAGACGAAGAAGCTATGGCCATGTCCGCAAGAATTGTTGAAACAGTGAATCCGGATCTGGTAGATATCAATTTTGGATGCCCTGTAAAAAAAGTTGTCTGCAAGGGAGCGGGAGCAGGTGTTTTGAAAGACATTGACCTGATGGTTCGTCTTACAAAAGCTGTTGTAAGTTCCACTCATCTGCCTGTAACTGTAAAAACCCGTTTAGGATGGGACAGTACTTGCATTAATATTGATGAAGTGGCAGAACGTCTGCAGGAAACAGGAATCAAAGCTCTTACCATACATGCCAGAACCCGTGCTCAGATGTACAAGGGTGAAGCAGATTGGGAACATATTTCCAGAATCAAACAAAATCCTAATATTGAGATTCCAATCTTTGGAAACGGAGATATTGATTCTGCTGAAAAAGCATTAGAATATAAACAAAAGTATGCATGTGACGGTATTATGATCGGACGTGCTGCCATTGGCTATCCATGGATATTTAATGAAATAAAGCATTTCTTTAAAACAGGAGAGCATTTACCTGCCCCTACCATATCAGACCGTTTATTGGCCGTTCGCCAGCATGCGGAATGGAGTGTTGAATGGAAAGGAGAAAGATTAGGTCTGGTGGAAATGAGACAGCACTACAGTAATTATTTCAGAGGAATCCCTCACTTCAAGGACTTCAGAAGAAAATTCCTGGAAGTTTTCACATTGGAAGAAATGAACAGCTTAATCAAAGAAACCCAACAGTTCTACGAAGAATATCAGGCACAGATATAA
- a CDS encoding NAD(P)/FAD-dependent oxidoreductase, with amino-acid sequence METREKIIIIGGGFAGLQLAKTLNNKNKKVIVLDRMNHHMFQPLFYQVASGRIEPSNISFPFRKIFQQSRNTQFRMTEVKEIDPANNKVITDEAEFTYDKLIIATGCKTNFFGNKDLEGKAFGMKNTQEAISIRNHVLTTFEKLIIEKSRSDDGNWNIVIVGSGPTGVELAGAFAEMKKDILPRDYPYMNFDHLKIILVSSTEKPLAVMSSEAQEKSEKYLKDLGVTFMSGEVVTDYDGDKVHLRSGKEIPSNNVIWAAGVTGNVVGGFPEEKLVRNRYIVDRYNKIKGYDNIYAIGDIAYMETPKYPQGHPQVANVAINQAKNLGKNLLKKSQNEWAEYEYDDKGSLATIGKHRAVVDLPFIKFQGFLAWYFWMFLHLMLILSVRNKLAIFFNWMWSYINKDSSLRLIIIPTKKNGTLQ; translated from the coding sequence ATGGAAACACGCGAAAAAATCATCATTATAGGAGGAGGATTTGCGGGGCTGCAGCTTGCAAAAACATTGAATAACAAGAACAAAAAGGTCATTGTTCTGGATCGGATGAATCACCATATGTTTCAGCCGCTTTTTTATCAGGTAGCCTCAGGAAGGATAGAACCTTCCAATATCTCTTTCCCCTTCAGAAAGATTTTTCAGCAGTCCAGAAACACACAGTTCCGTATGACAGAGGTGAAAGAAATAGACCCTGCCAACAATAAAGTAATTACCGATGAGGCAGAATTTACTTATGATAAACTCATCATCGCAACGGGCTGTAAAACCAATTTTTTCGGAAACAAAGATCTGGAAGGAAAAGCTTTCGGAATGAAAAATACTCAGGAAGCCATCAGCATCAGAAATCATGTGTTGACGACCTTTGAAAAACTGATTATTGAAAAAAGCCGAAGCGATGACGGAAACTGGAATATCGTTATCGTAGGAAGCGGACCTACCGGAGTAGAACTGGCAGGTGCTTTTGCCGAAATGAAAAAAGACATCCTTCCAAGAGATTATCCCTACATGAACTTTGACCATCTGAAGATTATTCTGGTAAGTTCCACAGAAAAGCCACTGGCTGTAATGAGCAGTGAAGCCCAGGAAAAATCTGAAAAATATCTTAAAGATCTTGGGGTGACTTTTATGAGCGGAGAAGTGGTGACAGATTATGATGGAGATAAAGTGCATCTTAGAAGCGGGAAAGAAATTCCTTCCAATAATGTAATCTGGGCGGCAGGAGTTACCGGAAATGTGGTAGGAGGTTTCCCTGAAGAGAAATTGGTAAGAAACAGATATATTGTAGATCGATACAATAAAATAAAAGGATACGATAATATTTATGCCATCGGGGATATTGCCTATATGGAAACTCCAAAATATCCACAGGGGCACCCGCAGGTAGCAAACGTAGCCATTAATCAGGCAAAAAATTTAGGTAAAAATCTATTAAAGAAAAGTCAGAACGAGTGGGCAGAATATGAATACGATGATAAAGGTTCATTGGCAACCATAGGGAAGCACAGAGCCGTTGTTGATCTGCCATTTATAAAATTTCAGGGATTTCTGGCGTGGTATTTCTGGATGTTTCTCCATTTAATGCTAATTTTGAGCGTTCGAAATAAGCTGGCCATATTCTTCAACTGGATGTGGAGCTATATCAACAAAGATTCTTCTTTAAGATTAATTATTATACCTACTAAGAAAAACGGAACATTACAATGA
- a CDS encoding T9SS type A sorting domain-containing protein gives MKKIFTLVGLVSLAAFSNAQIVINEIYGGNADSGAVLKNNYIVLKNIGTNLVSLTGASIQYAPAIGAFTEYHTLPDFTLGPEETYLIQESAIDGGVENLPTPDFIATTIVNFDGTPNKSSGLRISSVSGKVALAGNIVQVTGPSASNVLDFVGYGSNADQFKGDGPAPSPTTTTAIKRTLVDSNDNRADFSLEGSVKSGFVQNPFIKDSRIVFGTEVKDVKIYDTYRQIVKKSPTKLASTLDIAELPKGTYIVTGTINNIPISQKIIKD, from the coding sequence ATGAAAAAAATCTTTACTCTTGTCGGGCTTGTATCATTAGCTGCCTTTTCAAATGCTCAGATTGTAATTAATGAGATTTATGGTGGCAATGCAGATTCAGGTGCTGTATTGAAGAATAATTATATTGTGCTCAAAAACATCGGAACGAATTTGGTTTCTTTGACTGGCGCAAGTATACAATATGCTCCCGCGATAGGAGCTTTTACTGAGTATCATACGCTGCCGGATTTTACTTTGGGTCCTGAAGAAACTTATTTGATTCAGGAATCGGCAATCGATGGCGGTGTTGAGAATTTACCAACTCCCGATTTTATAGCAACTACTATTGTCAATTTTGATGGAACACCCAATAAATCCTCCGGATTGAGAATTTCCAGTGTGTCAGGAAAGGTTGCTTTAGCAGGAAACATCGTACAGGTTACCGGACCATCTGCATCTAATGTGCTGGATTTTGTGGGGTATGGATCAAATGCGGATCAGTTTAAAGGAGATGGGCCAGCTCCTTCTCCAACTACGACCACAGCTATAAAAAGGACATTAGTAGACAGTAATGATAATAGGGCTGATTTTTCCCTGGAAGGCAGTGTGAAGTCCGGTTTTGTGCAGAATCCTTTTATAAAGGATAGTAGAATTGTCTTCGGAACTGAAGTGAAAGATGTAAAAATCTATGACACCTACAGGCAGATTGTAAAAAAATCACCTACAAAATTAGCCTCAACTCTTGATATTGCAGAGCTTCCAAAAGGAACTTATATTGTTACCGGAACCATTAACAATATTCCGATCTCACAGAAAATTATAAAAGATTAG
- a CDS encoding Lrp/AsnC ligand binding domain-containing protein, with amino-acid sequence MKNSSNTSYHLDSIDKEIIYMLMDNAKTSLAHISKNVGISTTAVHQRIKKLEHAGVIENSISFLNPKKIGYKVISYIGVFLDQPSHYPEVVKSLHDINEVVEAHYTTGNYTIFLKVLCKDNDHLMQILNKLQKLKGVTRTETFISLEQGIYRQLKV; translated from the coding sequence ATGAAAAATTCGAGCAACACAAGCTATCATTTAGATTCTATTGACAAGGAAATTATCTACATGTTGATGGATAATGCTAAAACTTCTTTAGCCCACATTTCAAAAAATGTTGGAATTTCCACAACTGCAGTGCATCAAAGAATCAAAAAACTTGAACATGCAGGAGTTATTGAAAATTCAATATCATTTCTTAATCCTAAAAAAATAGGATATAAAGTGATTTCCTACATTGGTGTGTTTCTGGATCAGCCAAGCCATTATCCAGAAGTGGTAAAATCTTTGCATGATATTAATGAAGTAGTGGAAGCCCATTACACAACAGGAAATTATACCATATTCCTGAAAGTTCTTTGTAAAGATAATGATCACTTAATGCAGATCCTTAACAAGCTTCAGAAGCTGAAAGGGGTAACAAGAACAGAGACTTTTATATCTTTGGAACAAGGTATTTACAGACAATTGAAAGTATAA
- a CDS encoding glycoside hydrolase family 25 protein — MTPKKYTKKTAKQLHKTRRKNYFFRRKVILAILIIALIGTGFYLKQSISYYYALYFNKFTHKKLHNSEREAARIQRILTNNLDKTYGFDVSHYQNKEDIKWDSLSIGNKTIPLEFVVMRATMGNKSADKHFDEFWEMAKKHDLIRGAYHFYRADEDPVIQANNFLANVKLESGDLPPILDIEKIPKRKTNKKLIEDLKVWCKIVEDTYGEKPIIYTYYHYYKDFLKGEFEGYPLWLANYNDVPSPSPDDQWDFWQFTENGIVHGINAKVDLDIYNGNSWSLKRLTLD, encoded by the coding sequence ATGACACCAAAAAAGTACACCAAAAAAACTGCCAAACAGCTCCACAAAACAAGACGGAAGAACTATTTTTTCCGCAGAAAGGTAATATTGGCTATTTTAATTATTGCTCTTATCGGAACCGGCTTTTATTTAAAGCAATCCATCAGCTATTATTACGCACTGTACTTTAACAAATTCACTCACAAGAAACTCCACAACAGCGAAAGGGAAGCCGCAAGAATTCAGAGAATTTTAACGAACAACCTTGATAAGACCTATGGTTTTGATGTTTCCCATTATCAGAACAAAGAAGATATCAAATGGGACAGTCTCAGTATTGGTAATAAAACGATTCCACTGGAGTTCGTCGTAATGCGTGCTACGATGGGAAATAAAAGTGCTGACAAGCATTTTGATGAGTTCTGGGAAATGGCTAAAAAACATGATCTGATCCGTGGTGCCTACCATTTTTACAGAGCTGATGAAGACCCTGTCATTCAGGCCAATAATTTTTTAGCAAATGTAAAACTTGAAAGTGGAGATCTTCCTCCGATTCTTGATATTGAAAAAATTCCAAAACGTAAAACGAACAAAAAACTGATTGAAGACCTGAAAGTCTGGTGCAAAATTGTAGAGGATACTTATGGTGAAAAACCTATCATCTATACCTACTACCATTATTATAAAGATTTCCTGAAAGGTGAATTCGAAGGTTATCCTTTATGGCTGGCCAATTACAATGATGTTCCTTCTCCGTCTCCCGATGACCAGTGGGATTTCTGGCAGTTTACGGAAAATGGAATTGTTCATGGCATCAACGCTAAAGTAGATCTTGATATTTATAATGGTAATTCCTGGTCTTTAAAAAGATTGACGCTGGATTAG